The following are encoded together in the Myxococcus virescens genome:
- a CDS encoding PTS sugar transporter subunit IIC, producing MSVVWTQVALAGLWGGLVALERKAFLQAMMSRPLVAATVMGALLDDVASGLAIGMLLELFFLGTANLGAALPENDTLAATGTSAAAATLSAATGAGSTPAIWSLAVLLFIGLGRVGRKGDRLLEGYTARLARVALASAEAGNITRAMRQNLWGMWPHFAVYGTLTALCALLGFFIEPLLQALPPVVVRGLAWAWPAMASVAAAIAAQGSHARRAPLYAGLGAAVVTASVVCVILLEGR from the coding sequence GTGAGCGTCGTCTGGACCCAGGTGGCGCTTGCGGGGCTGTGGGGCGGACTGGTGGCATTGGAACGCAAGGCGTTCCTCCAGGCCATGATGTCCCGGCCCCTGGTCGCGGCCACGGTCATGGGCGCACTGCTCGATGACGTGGCATCGGGTCTGGCCATCGGCATGCTCCTGGAGCTGTTCTTCCTGGGCACCGCCAACCTGGGCGCCGCGCTGCCGGAGAACGACACCCTGGCGGCCACCGGCACCAGCGCCGCCGCGGCCACGTTGTCCGCGGCCACGGGCGCGGGCTCCACGCCGGCCATCTGGTCGCTCGCCGTGCTGCTGTTCATCGGCCTGGGACGCGTGGGCCGCAAGGGGGACCGGCTGCTGGAGGGCTATACGGCGCGGCTGGCCCGGGTGGCGCTGGCCTCCGCGGAGGCGGGGAACATCACCCGCGCCATGCGGCAGAACCTGTGGGGGATGTGGCCCCACTTCGCCGTGTACGGCACGCTCACCGCGCTCTGCGCGCTGCTGGGCTTCTTCATCGAACCGTTGCTCCAGGCGCTGCCCCCCGTGGTGGTGCGCGGGCTGGCGTGGGCCTGGCCGGCCATGGCGTCCGTGGCGGCGGCCATCGCGGCGCAGGGCAGCCACGCGCGGCGCGCGCCGCTCTACGCGGGGCTGGGCGCGGCGGTGGTGACGGCGTCCGTCGTGTGCGTCATCCTCCTGGAGGGCCGATGA
- a CDS encoding HPr family phosphocarrier protein, whose amino-acid sequence MASVVEGTYEIINALGLHARAAAQMVKVANRFKSEVTIEAQGQRANAKSIMGVLMLAAAQGTQVKLTCKGDDADACLQELAKLIGDRFGEAQ is encoded by the coding sequence ATGGCAAGCGTGGTCGAAGGGACATACGAGATCATCAACGCGCTGGGGCTGCACGCCCGGGCCGCGGCGCAGATGGTCAAGGTGGCCAACCGGTTCAAGAGCGAGGTCACCATCGAAGCCCAGGGACAGCGGGCCAATGCCAAATCCATCATGGGCGTGCTGATGCTCGCCGCCGCCCAGGGCACCCAGGTGAAGCTCACCTGCAAGGGCGACGACGCGGATGCCTGTCTCCAGGAGCTGGCGAAGCTCATTGGTGACCGTTTCGGCGAGGCGCAGTGA
- a CDS encoding PTS sugar transporter subunit IIB — protein MITLVRVDNRLIHGQVVEAWLPFLKVSRVVVADDEAASSPLIRAAMALAVQSAIEVQILPLSQVDFAALSRDGVRTLVLLRDVASVPFAHAHGLAMDELNLGNVHFGTGRRQVSPSVFLAEAELTTLQQLADQGVRVAARAVPAEKPVDLPDLRERWAKAG, from the coding sequence GTGATCACCCTGGTCCGCGTCGACAACCGCCTCATCCATGGTCAGGTCGTCGAGGCCTGGCTCCCGTTCCTCAAAGTCTCCCGGGTGGTCGTGGCGGATGACGAGGCGGCTTCCAGTCCTCTCATCCGCGCCGCCATGGCCCTGGCCGTCCAGAGCGCCATCGAGGTGCAGATTCTGCCCCTGTCCCAGGTGGACTTCGCCGCCCTGTCCAGGGACGGTGTGCGCACCCTGGTGCTGCTGAGGGATGTCGCCTCGGTGCCCTTCGCGCATGCGCACGGGCTGGCCATGGATGAGCTGAATCTGGGCAACGTCCACTTCGGCACCGGCCGCAGGCAGGTCTCCCCGTCCGTCTTCCTGGCGGAGGCCGAGCTGACGACGCTCCAGCAACTGGCCGACCAGGGCGTCCGGGTGGCGGCCCGCGCGGTGCCCGCCGAGAAGCCCGTGGACCTGCCGGACCTCCGCGAGCGGTGGGCGAAGGCCGGGTGA
- a CDS encoding PTS system mannose/fructose/sorbose family transporter subunit IID yields MSAPPAALPFGVLLRVFLRSLFLQASWNPKGMQNLGLAYAVYPALAALYPQGPAREEAVRRHLVFFNTHPYVAAAIVGGVINHEERIARGEETPDKVVAFKAALMGPLAALGDGFFWLSLKPATGAVSAALVPLLGVWAVPLFLVLYNLVHLLLRVRLYWLGLTLGDRLVEAVARANLPARGARLRAVAAASAGGVAAWLAVSFGANAGGLYAPLLAAGCLALGVASYVLVSRRVPNYVVLYVAAGLACVAGAFL; encoded by the coding sequence ATGAGCGCGCCCCCGGCCGCGCTTCCCTTCGGCGTGCTGCTGCGCGTCTTCCTGCGCTCGCTCTTCCTCCAGGCGTCATGGAACCCCAAGGGCATGCAGAACCTGGGGCTGGCCTACGCCGTCTATCCCGCGCTGGCGGCGCTGTACCCACAGGGGCCCGCGCGCGAGGAGGCGGTGCGCCGCCATCTCGTCTTCTTCAACACGCACCCCTACGTCGCGGCGGCGATTGTCGGCGGCGTCATCAACCACGAGGAGCGCATTGCCCGGGGGGAGGAGACACCGGACAAGGTGGTGGCCTTCAAGGCCGCGCTCATGGGGCCCCTGGCCGCGCTGGGGGACGGCTTCTTCTGGCTGTCCCTCAAGCCCGCGACGGGGGCGGTGAGCGCCGCGCTGGTGCCGCTGCTGGGCGTGTGGGCGGTGCCGCTGTTCCTGGTGCTCTACAATCTGGTGCACCTGCTGCTGCGGGTGCGCCTGTACTGGCTGGGCCTGACGCTGGGAGACCGGCTGGTGGAAGCAGTGGCTCGCGCCAACCTCCCCGCGCGGGGGGCTCGGCTGCGGGCGGTGGCGGCGGCGAGCGCGGGCGGTGTGGCCGCCTGGCTCGCGGTGTCATTCGGGGCCAACGCGGGTGGGCTGTATGCGCCCCTGCTGGCGGCCGGATGCCTGGCCCTGGGGGTGGCGTCCTACGTGCTGGTCAGCCGTCGGGTGCCGAACTACGTGGTGCTCTATGTCGCGGCGGGCCTGGCCTGCGTGGCGGGAGCGTTCCTCTAA